The sequence below is a genomic window from Blastococcus sp. Marseille-P5729.
GTCACGATCTACCCAAGGAAGTGGGGGGCAACGACTCCACCAACCTCGAGATGGCGATCATTCGTGAGCACCTGGCGCGCAAGGGGCTCGGTCTGCACAACGACCTGCAGGACGAGTCGTCGATCGTCGGCAACCACTCCGGCGTGCACATGCTGACGAAGTTCGGCTCCCAGGAGCAGAAGGACGAGCTCGTCGAGGCATGCTTGACCGGCAAGGCTGGAATCGGGTTCGGCCTGACCGAGCCCGACCACGGGTCGGACGCCACCTGGATGGAGACCACCGCCGTTCGCGACGGATCGGACTGGGTGATCAACGGTGCCAAGCGATGGAACACCGGCATGCACGTCGCGTCGCACGACGTCATCTTCGCCCGCACGTCAGGTGAGGACGGCGATGCACGCGGAATCACCGCATTCCTCGTACCCACCAGCACTGAAGGACTCAGCGTCGACTTCTTCCGCTGGACCTTCAACATGCCCTCCGACCATGCCGATGTGTCGCTGCGGGACGTACGCGTACCGGGATCGGCGATCGTTGGTGAGGAGGGGCGCGGATTGGATGTCGCGCAGGGTTTCGTGCACGAGAACCGCATTCGGCAGGCCGCGTCGAGCCTGGGCGCCGGAGAGCACTGCATCGACCTCGCCGTCGACTACGCCCGCAGGCGGGTCACCTTCGGCGAGCCGCTTGCCCGCCGCCAGGCCGTGCAGTGGCCACTGGTCGAGCTGGCTACCGAGGC
It includes:
- a CDS encoding acyl-CoA dehydrogenase family protein — protein: MSTNEVAESTRDLLQRMDEFIEREIKPLQEQDDNERFFDHRREYERTDWENGGVPRKEWEELLGEMKRRADAAGFYRHDLPKEVGGNDSTNLEMAIIREHLARKGLGLHNDLQDESSIVGNHSGVHMLTKFGSQEQKDELVEACLTGKAGIGFGLTEPDHGSDATWMETTAVRDGSDWVINGAKRWNTGMHVASHDVIFARTSGEDGDARGITAFLVPTSTEGLSVDFFRWTFNMPSDHADVSLRDVRVPGSAIVGEEGRGLDVAQGFVHENRIRQAASSLGAGEHCIDLAVDYARRRVTFGEPLARRQAVQWPLVELATEAEMLRALIRTTASELDQRHHFEVSDKVSMCNYRANRFCCDAADRAMQVHGGVGYSRHMPFEHIYRHHRRYRITEGAEEIQMRKVAGYLFGFAGPNKRK